The Terriglobus sp. TAA 43 sequence GACAAGGAAGAAACGCTCTACGCAACCCTCGACCCTGCACTCGTAGAAGTCACGCGCCAGCACTGGCCCTTCCTACGCGACCGCCGCATCGACGCCTACGAAGGCATAACAAAGCGCTTCTTGCTGTAGTTCAGGTTGCTGATGAAAGTAATCGAAGAATCCACGATAGTCGGAGACGACGAGGTCGATACTGTACTTCTGCGAGATATGGCGCAAAGGGCGGAATCCTTCCTGCAAGCTTTCAAATGGTGCAGGAATCTCACCGAAGGAAAATTTGTTGATGGCTATGGTGGCATCTTTGCGCTTTTTCTTTTTCGTGCCGACATCGACAAGATTGGCGAAGGCGTTGACTTGTGGGTTTTCATTGGCGACGTTCCAACTGCGTACTTAGAAGCTAAGGATTTCCCGGTCGCGAGAGACGCCGCAAAGCGCTATCTGGATGGGGTTAGGGAGTGGGTTGTGGCAGTGCGTAATAACACTCCGCTCAACGAGCTAATTCCAATCGCTCACGCGAAAGATTCGCAATCTCTGGACGAGCTGGAACGAAAATTAGACACGCTAGTCTCGCTCGTTCTTCCGCAGATATACAACGGTTCGGAAAGTAAACAATGACAGACAATACTGGCTACCGCATGCCCGCAGAGTGGGACGCACACACCTCCACCTGGATCGCATGGCCGCACAACGCCGAAGACTGGCCCGGCAAGTTCCAGCCCATCCCCTGGGTCTACTCGGAGATCGTCAAGAACCTCTCACAGGTCGAAGACGTCAACATTCTCGTCAACGACGAGCGCGCACAAAAGGTCGCCACCCGCATCCTCACGCGCGCCGGCGCCAACCTCGCACGCATCCACTTCCATCTCTGGAAGACGGACCGCATCTGGCTACGCGACAGCGGCCCCATCTTCGTTAAGAAGGCTAACGAAGTAGCCATCACCAACTGGAAGTTCAACGCCTGGGCCAAGTACCCCAACTGGCACAACGACGACCTCATCCCATCGCACGTCGCGAAGCACTACAACATGCGCGCGTTTGAGCCGATGATCGGCGATCATCGCGTAGTCCTCGAAGGCGGCTCCATCGACGTCAACGGCGCGGGCGCCCTGCTCACCACGGAAGAGTGCCTGCTCAGCGAAGTCCAGCAACGCAACCCCGGCATCAGCAAGCAGCAGCTTGAAACCTGCTTCCACGACTATCTCGGCATCGACCAGGTGCTCTGGCTCAATCGCGGCTGCGCAGGCGACGACACGCACGGACACGTCGACGACATCGCGCGCTTCACCGCCGTCGACACCATCGTCGCCGCCACCGAGCACAACACCGCAGACGAAAATCACCTGCCGCTCGCGGAAAACCTCGACCGCCTGCGCAGCTTCCGTCAGCCCAACGGCAAGCCTTACAACGTCATCGAACTGCCCATGCCCGCACCGGTCATCTTCGACGGCGAACGCCTGCCCGCCAGCTACGCCAACTTCTACATCGCGAACGACCTTGTACTCGTCCCCACCTTCAACGACGCGAACGATCGCATCGCACTCAACATCCTCGCGGACCAGTTCCCCACCCGCAAAATTGTCGGCATCCACTGCGGCGACTTCATCTGGGGACTCGGCGCACTGCACTGCATGACCCAGCAGGAACCCGCATAAACACAACACAAAACAAACGCAGCGCTCGCAGATGAATTCCATTGCGAGCGCCGTTTTGTTTTTTGCACGCATCACTGCATGTAATCTGAAAGTGTCCTCGCCAACCGCGGATCGGAGATCATCATGCACAAGGCATTCCTCGCCGCAGCATCGCTTCTCTGCCTCTTCATCGTTGCAGCGCACGGCATTGACGCCGCACTGCAAACCGATAAGTCCATTCCCATCCCCGCGAACTATCGCGAATGGATTTACATGACCAGCGGCATCGACATGAACTACGCCGCGCCCGGTGCAGTAGGACTCACACAGGAACATCACTCCGTCTTCGATAACGTCTTCGTCAATCCCGAAGCGTGGGCATCGTTCAAGCAAACCGGCCATTGGCCCGAAGGCACAACCTTCGTGCTTGAGAATCGCACGGCAGAAGAAAACACCTCCATCAACAAAGGCGGCCACACGCAGAACACTGAAGTCAGCGGCCTCGAAATCCATCAGAAGCGCAACAGCGAATGGTCCTTTTACGTGCGCGGTAAAGATGGCGCAGAACACCTCGTTCCCAAACCCGCAAGCTGCTACACCTGCCACGAATCGCACGGCGCAGTAGACACAAGCTTCGCGCAGTTCTATCCAACAGCTCTTCCCATCGCGAAACAAAAAGACACCCTCAGCGACGTCTATCGCGCCGAATCAGCACCTGCCGCAACCAAGTAAACTCAGAGACAGATGACCGATCAGGAAGCCATGTACGAAGCCATCGCCGAAGCGCACGCCGCTGAGGCAGAAGGCGAAGTTCCCGTCGGCGCCATCGTTCTTCTTGACGGCCAGATCATTGGCCGCGGCAACAATCGCGTCATCCGCGACAACGATCCCACGGCCCACGCTGAAATCGTCGCCATGCGCAACGCCGCGCATCACCTGCACAACTACCGTCTCACTGGCTGCACGCTCGTCGTCACATTGGAGCCCTGCGCCATGTGCGCCGGAGCCATCCTCCACGCACGTATCGGTCGCCTCGTGTACGCCGCAGCCGATCCCAAGGCAGGCGCATGCGGCTCTGTGTTGGAAGTCATGAATCATCCACGCCTGAACCATCGAGTCGAAGTCATCCCTGGCGTCCTCGCCGAAGACTGCAGCTCCATGCTGACGCAATTCTTCCGCGCACGTCGATAGCAACGATAGCCTTCCCTGCATCCAACTCCGCATGAGCGAAGGCAAACTCGCAGGCAAAGTAGCACTAGTCACTGGTTCGTCATCCGGCATTGGTCAAGGCATCGCCATCCGGCTCGCAAAAGACGGTGCAGATATCGTCGTCAACTACTCCGGCAATCCCACAGGCGCAGACACAACCAAACAACAGATCGAAGCACTCGGTCGCAAAGTAATCAGCGTCAAGGCTGATCTCTCCAAGGTCTCTGATTGCCAATCGCTCGTGCAGTCCGGCATTGATGCCTTCGGTAAGCTCGACATCCTCATCAACAACGCAGGCGTTGAAAAAGGATCGGATTTTGTCGATGTCACGGAAACGGATTACGACTACGTGCTCAACGTAAACCTCAAGGGTGTCTTCTTCACCACACAGGCCTTCGTGAAGAACCTGCTTGCAAAGAACATGCCAGGCCGCATCATCAACATCTCCTCCGTGCATGAGGACATGGTCTTCCCTCATTTCGCCAGCTACTGCGCAGCCAAGGGTGGCGTGCGCATGCTCATGCGCGACCTCGCCGTGGAACTCGGCCCAAAGAACATTACGGTCAACAACATAGCGCCCGGCGCCATCATCACGCCCATCAACCAGTCATTGCTGAACGACAAGCCAAAGCTCAATGCGCTACTGCAAAACATACCGTTGGGCCGCATGGGAACAGTAGACGATGTCTCTGCTCTCGCAGCCTTTCTCGCCAGCGATGAAGCGGCTTACGTCACCGGCTCCACGTATTTCGTCGACGGCGGCCTCATCCGCAACTACCACGAGCAATAGTCATAAAGAGGTAAACTAGAAGCATGGATCTGAAGGTTTATTCCGCTGACTGGTGCCGCGACTGCTTCGTTGCTAAGCGCTTTCTGGCACAGCACAACATCCCCTACACCGAAGTCAACATTGAAAAGACTCCGGGCGCTGTTGATGAACTTGTTCAGAACGTAGGCAAGAAAGCCATCCCGCAATTCGTCATCGATGGCAAATGGATACAGCCATACCGTCCCGGCAAGGGCTTCCTATTCGATGAGATGTCGACACTGTTCGGCGTACAGCAGCCGGGATAACTTCACCCTCAATTTGATACTGAAACGCCCTGCATCCGCAGGGCGTTTCTTATTGCTGATAACGGTCCAACACATCCTGCAGCGTCACCACGCCTTCCACCACGCCACGCATCGCGCGATTGGAGACAGGCAACAGAGGCCAGTTCTTGAAGTAAGGCAAAGCGTGCGCCAGCGGCTGATCCGGAAACAGCATCGGCGTCCTGCTCGCCGCCACGCTCTGCTCCAGTGTTTTGTCGCCCTCATCCTGCGCCTTGCTCAACAGCGCTTGCATCTCTTCCTGCCGTGCGGCATACCATCCATCGCTACAACGAATCAGAACAACAGAAGCAACGCAAATCTCGCGCTCCAGTTCCTTCAACATCTCGCCGCCGTTCAGCACTGGAACATCGGCAGGTCGTAACGCATCTTCCAGCCGTAACTCCGTATCTTCGCGCTCCTCTTCCAGTGAGGGCAGATACAGACCATCCTGATGCGTGAAGACCTCAAGAATCGGCACTGGCTGCAGCGAACGCGAGATGATGTACGCAATCGTGTTCGACACAATTACCGGCAACACAATCGTGTAGTTGCCGCTCATCTCCATGATCATGAACACACTCGTAAGCGGCGCGCGAATGAACGCCGCAAAGAACACACCCATGCCCACCAGCGCATACGATCCCACTGAACCCGTAAGCGATGGAAAGAAGTGATGTTCAAACGTCCCCACCGCAGAACCCAGCATTGCGCCAATGAACAGCGCAGGTGCAAACAATCCACCGGGCGCACCGGATGAAAACGAGAACGTAGTCGTCAGCAGTTTGATCCCTGCCAGCAACAGCAGAAACCCAATCGTGTACTCCGCGTGCATGGCGGCATCCATAGTGCCGTACCCCACGCCCAACACTTGCGGCACACCAAGATACGCAATCGCCCCGACCAACAAACCAGCAAACGCTGGCGCAAACACCTGTCGATTCGCAGGCAGGCTCCGCAGACGAGGCCGCAGATATTCCAATGCACGTGTCAGCAGAAGCGATGCAAATCCGCCGATCACACCCAATACCGCATACGCCAGCAACTCGCGCGGATCACGCAGATTCACGTTCGGAACGCGGAACATCGCCTGCGATCCCCAGAACCATCGCGCCACCACCACCGCGGAAACAGCGGACAAAACAATGGACCCAAGAATCGCCGCTGTCCACTGCCCGATGACTTCCTCAATCACAAACAGCACAGCAGTAATCGGCGCATTAAACGCCGCAGCCAAACCCGCCGCTGCACCCACAGGCCCAAACAGCCGCAGCCTCGCACGCGACAACCCCACATAACGCCCAATGCGCGAAGCCACACCAGCGCCTAAATGCAGCGAAGGATCCTCCGGCCCCAGCGATTGTCCCGAACCAATCGACAACGCAGCCAGCAGAAACTTGCCGATCATCGTCTTCGTAGAGATGTAGCCGTTGTGAATGTAGAGAGCAGCCTTCGTCTGGTTAACACCAGAACCGCGCACATCCGGAAAGACGTAACGCGTCATCAGTCCCAACACCACACCCACCACCGTAGGCACAATCAACAATCGCAACTGGTGAGGCGCTGGCGCCGACCCCTGCAGCAACACCGTCAGCCACTCAATGGCCATGCGGAACGAAACCACCAGCAGGCCAGAGATCAGTCCAATGAAAATGCTCAGCAGAAGAAACAGGCGACCTTCACGCTTCGAAGAATGTTCCACCTGTTGCTCTGCGGCAGCTTCCATCTCCTGCAGAACCACCACCGGTTCTTGCGCGCTCATGACTGACCTCCGAACTGCGTCGCCGGATGGTCCGCCAGGTAAAGCAACAACGCATCATCGCCCGTAGGCGCGCCACATACATTCTGCGCACTTCGTTCGCTGCTGAAAATCAACCGCCGATACTGGTCCTGCACATCATCGTCGTGCCGCAGCTCCACACGATTCTTCTCCGTATCCAGCGCCTTCCACTGCGCCTGCAATTGCATCATGTCAGCCTGCTCTGCATGTTGCACAAGACAACCATCGACGCGCGCGATCGCAATCCGCGAAGCCTTCAACAAATGCTCCGCACGCAACTGAGAAGGCACATCATGCGAAAGAACAAACTCTCGCAACCACTCCGAACGATCCTGCAACGCACTCATGCGCTGCTTCTGTTCCGCCGTCCACGAAGTCGTGCGCAAAGCCCGCGTCAACTCCTCCGAAGCACACGCATAGTCACCCTGCGCATAACAAAGCTCGCCCAGCTTCGCCTGCGCCGTCGCAGCGAAAGTTTTGTCGTCACTCGCATTGCGATAAGCCGTAGCAGCCTCTTTCGGAGCATCCGCTGCCTCCAGCGCCTCACCAATGCGAAGCTGCGAAGACGCATCCGGATTATTCCCCGCCGCAATCAACAACTCCGCACGAGCTGCCTTGCCCTGCCCCAGCCCCACCAGGTAGCTCGACAACTCCAGCCGAGTATCCCGTCGCCGCGCAGGACCATCGCCGCTCCAATTACCAAAAATCGCCGCGCGATAGTACTCAATCGCGTTGAAAGACCTGCCCTGTTGCCGCGCCAACCGGGCCAGCTCTAGGTTGATACCGCCATCGCCCGGCTGCGTCTGCCACAAATTCAGAAAGTAATTCTCTGCCTCGTTCACGCGACCGCTCGCTGCCAGCGCACGCGCCAGGGCAAGCTGGTTCTCACGAACATCCGGTCGAAATCCCAGCGAAGTGTGCAGAGCAGTAACAGCTTCCGCCGGTTTTCCCGCCGCCAGCGCCTGCTGCCCGCGCTCCGCCCATCGCACCGCCAAAACTTCGCGATGCGCCTCAAAGCTGCGAAACAGCAGCGTCGTTACGCCGCTCATGAGCAGCGCAACAACCGTAAGTGTCAGGAATTTGAGGCCATCTCGCAGCATCAAGCGTCGCCGAGCGGCCTTCACCTGGGCAGGTAAAGGCGCCACCACGACATCGCGACTTCGTGCGTCCATTAAACTTAATGGTAGCGCCTGAGCAGCCCGCGCTTATCCCGGCCACCACGCCAAAGAGGTACGTTCCCTTGATCGATCGCTATACACGCCCCGCCATGCGCAAGCTCTGGTCCGACGAATCGAAGTTCCGTGCATGGCTCGAAGTCGAAGCGACCGCAAGCGAAGTCCTCGCCGACGCAGGCATCGTCCCGCAGGAAGCCGCCAAGGCCATCCGCACCAAGGGTGACTTCGACATCGCACGCATCCAGGAGATCGAGCTCCAGACGCGTCACGACGTCATTGCCTTCACTACCGCAGTCGCTGAAAAGGTCGGCCCTGAATCACGCTGGCTGCACTTCGGCCTCACCTCCACCGACGTCGTCGACACCGCACAAGCCCTGCTGCTCAAGAAGGCCTCCGCAATCATCCTCGACGGCCTGCAAGCGCTATCCGTCGTCCTCAAGTGCCGCGCCATCGAGTTCGCGCTCACACCCTGCATCGGCCGCACCCACGGCGTCCACGCAGAACCCACCACCTTCGGCCTCAAGCTGCTCCTCTGGTACACCGAGTGCCAGCGCAACATCACGCGCTTCACCGCCGCCGCAGAAGACATGCGCGTAGGCAAACTCTCCGGCGCAGTCGGCAGCTACGGCACCGTCACGCCTCAGCTAGAAGAAGAGATCTGTAAGCGCCTCGGCCTCAAGGCCGCTGAAGTCAGCACACAGGTG is a genomic window containing:
- a CDS encoding lipopolysaccharide assembly protein LapB translates to MDARSRDVVVAPLPAQVKAARRRLMLRDGLKFLTLTVVALLMSGVTTLLFRSFEAHREVLAVRWAERGQQALAAGKPAEAVTALHTSLGFRPDVRENQLALARALAASGRVNEAENYFLNLWQTQPGDGGINLELARLARQQGRSFNAIEYYRAAIFGNWSGDGPARRRDTRLELSSYLVGLGQGKAARAELLIAAGNNPDASSQLRIGEALEAADAPKEAATAYRNASDDKTFAATAQAKLGELCYAQGDYACASEELTRALRTTSWTAEQKQRMSALQDRSEWLREFVLSHDVPSQLRAEHLLKASRIAIARVDGCLVQHAEQADMMQLQAQWKALDTEKNRVELRHDDDVQDQYRRLIFSSERSAQNVCGAPTGDDALLLYLADHPATQFGGQS
- a CDS encoding cytochrome P460 family protein, which gives rise to MHKAFLAAASLLCLFIVAAHGIDAALQTDKSIPIPANYREWIYMTSGIDMNYAAPGAVGLTQEHHSVFDNVFVNPEAWASFKQTGHWPEGTTFVLENRTAEENTSINKGGHTQNTEVSGLEIHQKRNSEWSFYVRGKDGAEHLVPKPASCYTCHESHGAVDTSFAQFYPTALPIAKQKDTLSDVYRAESAPAATK
- a CDS encoding SDR family NAD(P)-dependent oxidoreductase encodes the protein MSEGKLAGKVALVTGSSSGIGQGIAIRLAKDGADIVVNYSGNPTGADTTKQQIEALGRKVISVKADLSKVSDCQSLVQSGIDAFGKLDILINNAGVEKGSDFVDVTETDYDYVLNVNLKGVFFTTQAFVKNLLAKNMPGRIINISSVHEDMVFPHFASYCAAKGGVRMLMRDLAVELGPKNITVNNIAPGAIITPINQSLLNDKPKLNALLQNIPLGRMGTVDDVSALAAFLASDEAAYVTGSTYFVDGGLIRNYHEQ
- the tadA gene encoding tRNA adenosine(34) deaminase TadA, which translates into the protein MTDQEAMYEAIAEAHAAEAEGEVPVGAIVLLDGQIIGRGNNRVIRDNDPTAHAEIVAMRNAAHHLHNYRLTGCTLVVTLEPCAMCAGAILHARIGRLVYAAADPKAGACGSVLEVMNHPRLNHRVEVIPGVLAEDCSSMLTQFFRARR
- a CDS encoding agmatine/peptidylarginine deiminase, which produces MTDNTGYRMPAEWDAHTSTWIAWPHNAEDWPGKFQPIPWVYSEIVKNLSQVEDVNILVNDERAQKVATRILTRAGANLARIHFHLWKTDRIWLRDSGPIFVKKANEVAITNWKFNAWAKYPNWHNDDLIPSHVAKHYNMRAFEPMIGDHRVVLEGGSIDVNGAGALLTTEECLLSEVQQRNPGISKQQLETCFHDYLGIDQVLWLNRGCAGDDTHGHVDDIARFTAVDTIVAATEHNTADENHLPLAENLDRLRSFRQPNGKPYNVIELPMPAPVIFDGERLPASYANFYIANDLVLVPTFNDANDRIALNILADQFPTRKIVGIHCGDFIWGLGALHCMTQQEPA
- a CDS encoding glutaredoxin family protein, translating into MDLKVYSADWCRDCFVAKRFLAQHNIPYTEVNIEKTPGAVDELVQNVGKKAIPQFVIDGKWIQPYRPGKGFLFDEMSTLFGVQQPG
- a CDS encoding chloride channel protein codes for the protein MSAQEPVVVLQEMEAAAEQQVEHSSKREGRLFLLLSIFIGLISGLLVVSFRMAIEWLTVLLQGSAPAPHQLRLLIVPTVVGVVLGLMTRYVFPDVRGSGVNQTKAALYIHNGYISTKTMIGKFLLAALSIGSGQSLGPEDPSLHLGAGVASRIGRYVGLSRARLRLFGPVGAAAGLAAAFNAPITAVLFVIEEVIGQWTAAILGSIVLSAVSAVVVARWFWGSQAMFRVPNVNLRDPRELLAYAVLGVIGGFASLLLTRALEYLRPRLRSLPANRQVFAPAFAGLLVGAIAYLGVPQVLGVGYGTMDAAMHAEYTIGFLLLLAGIKLLTTTFSFSSGAPGGLFAPALFIGAMLGSAVGTFEHHFFPSLTGSVGSYALVGMGVFFAAFIRAPLTSVFMIMEMSGNYTIVLPVIVSNTIAYIISRSLQPVPILEVFTHQDGLYLPSLEEEREDTELRLEDALRPADVPVLNGGEMLKELEREICVASVVLIRCSDGWYAARQEEMQALLSKAQDEGDKTLEQSVAASRTPMLFPDQPLAHALPYFKNWPLLPVSNRAMRGVVEGVVTLQDVLDRYQQ